A single region of the Sorghum bicolor cultivar BTx623 chromosome 9, Sorghum_bicolor_NCBIv3, whole genome shotgun sequence genome encodes:
- the LOC8065344 gene encoding putative RING-H2 finger protein ATL12 translates to MALPVPGQQLALLAVLFSAAAVAAAQPTTDELSASPAADNNSAPAGVGIKVSFRPRVAIVVGIFTMIFSLTFILLMYAKFCHPSSSPSPAASALVGGGETGGNNGAAAAAAAVGVPKQVIESLPFFRFATLRGARQGMECSVCLARFDDADLLRLLPRCHHAFHLDCVDRWLQSSASCPLCRTSVDADDATLGLKYPSSARIVFGGDALSSGRFDDAAAAAAAGTAGSGRDLLDIFVERVPGPDTKPQQQQQQQVGDVDDEEEAISSSVALPPGQELDRHKHRIIVSDVVFKSRWSELNSADLIALDMEMLRSMSSSSGRFVFPPDSPYCPEYSNEAQQAPNNKEIAAEEEEEEDEDGVVPTTSRKRLLKPVVVVDARLGGGCSSGSAVSASAARMISSGVRSMSEIVSLPRLRAAARERLSEEENRNRRWLPIARRTARWFAGRASRGQQQEEEEEEEHRAVHVVAAEHDDV, encoded by the coding sequence ATGGCGCTGCCGGTGCCGGGCCAGCAGCTCGCTCTCCTCGCGGTCCTCTTCTCTGCGGCCGCCGTGGCCGCAGCGCAGCCGACCACCGACGAGCTGTCTGCATCTCCGGCGGCGGATAACAACAGCGCACCGGCGGGCGTGGGCATCAAGGTGTCCTTCCGCCCCCGAGTGGCCATCGTGGTGGGCATCTTCACCATGATCTTCTCCCTCACCTTCATCCTCCTCATGTACGCCAAGTTCTGCCACCCCTCCTCGTCTCCCTCGCCCGCTGCCTCGGCGCTGGTGGGAGGCGGAGAGACAGGCGGtaacaatggcgccgccgccgcagcagcagcagtcggAGTCCCCAAGCAGGTGATCGAGTCGCTGCCCTTCTTCCGGTTCGCCACCCTGCGCGGGGCGCGTCAGGGGATGGAGTGCTCCGTCTGCCTCGCCCGCTTCGACGACGCCGATCTCCTCCGCCTCCTGCCGCGCTGCCACCACGCCTTCCACCTCGACTGCGTCGACCGCTGGCTCCAGTCCAGCGCCAGCTGCCCGCTGTGCCGGACCAGcgtcgacgccgacgacgccacACTCGGGCTCAAGTACCCATCCAGCGCGCGCATCGTCTTCGGTGGCGACGCGCTGTCCTCTGGCCGCTTCGAcgacgctgctgctgctgctgctgctgggacAGCAGGGAGCGGACGCGACCTCCTCGACATCTTCGTGGAGCGCGTGCCCGGGCCGGACACGAAgcctcagcagcagcagcagcagcaggttgGTGATGTTGATGATGAGGAGGAGGCGATATCATCATCGGTGGCGCTGCCGCCGGGGCAGGAGCTGGACAGGCACAAGCACCGCATCATCGTGTCCGACGTGGTGTTCAAGAGCCGGTGGAGCGAGCTCAACTCCGCCGACCTCATCGCGCTCGACATGGAGATGCTGCGCTCCATGTCCAGCTCCAGCGGCCGCTTCGTGTTCCCGCCGGATTCCCCTTATTGCCCGGAGTACAGCAACGAGGCCCAGCAGGCCCCCAACAACAAAGAGATAgcagcagaagaagaagaagaagaagacgaggaCGGTGTCGTGCCGACGACGTCGAGGAAGCGGCTGCTGAAGCCTGTCGTCGTGGTGGACGCCCGGCTAGGAGGCGGGTGCAGCAGCGGCTCCGCCGTGTCAGCGTCCGCGGCGAGGATGATATCCTCCGGGGTGCGCTCCATGTCGGAGATCGTGAGCCTGCCACGGCTGCGCGCCGCGGCGAGGGAGCGGCTGTCGGAGGAGGAGAATCGCAATCGGCGGTGGCTGCCGATCGCACGGCGGACGGCGCGGTGGTTCGCTGGGCGCGCCAGCAGGgggcagcagcaggaggaggaggaggaggaggagcaccgAGCTGTCCACGTCGTGGCGGCGGAGCATGATGATGTGTGA
- the LOC8066572 gene encoding protein argonaute 4B: MGSHDGEDEELPPPPPVPPDVVPIKAEDVVGEPPANKPIKPKRLLMDRPGIGRKGQLAQLYSNHFKVAVKSTEDFFFHYYVNLKYEDDQPVEGKGIGRKVIDKLQQTYRAELSNKDFAYDGEKSLFTVGGLPQKNNEFTVVLEDASTGKTAANGSPGGNDSPGGGDRKRVRRPYQTKTFKVEINFAAKVPMSAIGQVIRGEETENSLEALRVLDIILRQHSAEQGCLLVKQSFFYNNPSNFVDLGGGVMGCRGFHSSFRGTQSGLSLNVDVSTTMIVKPGPVIDFLLSNQNVNDPSRIDWQKAKRALKGLRIRTTPANAEFKIFGLSERICKEQTFPLRQRNGSNGDCDTIDITVYDYYAKKGIDLKYSGDLPCINTGRAKRPTYFPIELCCLVPLQRYTKALSTLQRSSLVEKSRQKPQERMTVLNDALQRSNYDSDPMLRACGVSVAPKFTQVEGRILQAPKLKAGNGDDIFSRNGRWNFTNRKFYQTCSVDKWAVVNFSARCDVRNLIRDLMRNASAKGIQMEEPFDVFEESPSMRRAPVSRRVDDMFGQIKSKLPGAPRFLMCLLPERKNCEVYGPWKRKCLAEFGIVTQCLAPTRVNDPYLLNLLMKINAKLGGLNSLLQVEASPSIPHVSEVPTIILGMDVSHGHPGQDRPSVAAVVSSRQWPLISKYRASVHTQSARLEMMSSLFKPRGTDDDGLIRESLIDFYTSSGKRKPDHIIIFRDGVSESQFTQVINIELDQIIEACKFLDEKWSPKFTVIVAQKNHHTKFFQTGSPDNVLPGTVVDNKVCHPKNFDFYMCAHAGMIGTTRPTHYHVLHDEIGFSADEMQEFVHSLSYVYQRSTTAISVVAPICYAHLAAAQVGTFLKFEEMSDTSSSQGGHTSAGSAPVPELPRLHEKVRSSMFFC, translated from the exons ATGGGGTCTCATGATGGTGAGGATGAAGAGTTGCCACCACCCCCGCCCGTGCCACCAGATGTGGTTCCCATTAAAGCTGAAGATGTTGTGGGGGAACCACCAGCAAACAAGCCAATAAAGCCAAAGAGATTACTGATGGACAGGCCTGGTATAGGAAGAAAAGGGCAGCTAGCCCAGCTCTATTCAAATCACTTTAAAGTCGCCGTGAAGAGCACAGAAGACTTCTTCTTTCACTATTAT GTGAACCTGAAGTATGAGGATGATCAACCTGTTGAAGGTAAAGGGATTGGCAGAAAGGTGATTGATAAACTGCAGCAGACATATCGCgctgagctttccaacaaggatTTTGCATATGACGGAGAAAAGAGCCTGTTTACAGTTGGTGGGCTTCCACAAAAAAACAATGAGTTCACTGTCGTCTTGGAGGACGCGTCTACTGGAAA GACTGCTGCCAATGGGAGCCCTGGCGGTAATGACAGTCCTGGAGGTGGTGAcaggaagagagtgaggaggcCATACCAGACGAAAACTTTCAAAGTGGAGATAAATTTTGCAGCAAAGGTTCCTATGAGTGCTATTGGTCAAGTCATTAGAGGCGAAGAAACGGAGAACTCCCTGGAGGCACTTCGTGTTCTTGATATCATACTGAGGCAGCATTCCGCAGAACA AGGCTGCCTTTTGGTTAAGCAATCGTTTTtctacaacaacccttcaaactttgttgACTTGGGTGGTGGCGTGATGGGTTGCCGTGGATTTCATTCAAGTTTCCGCGGCACACAGAGTGGACTTTCCCTGAACGTTG ATGTCTCAACAACAATGATCGTGAAGCCTGGCCCTgttattgattttcttctttcTAACCAGAATGTTAATGATCCTAGCAGAATTGATTGGCAAAAG GCCAAGCGTGCTCTCAAGGGCTTGAGGATTAGAACCACTCCTGCAAATGCAGAATTCAAGATTTTTGGTCTCAGCGAGAGGATTTGTAAAGAACAAAC GTTTCCGCTGAGGCAGAGAAATGGTAGCAACGGAGATTGTGATACCATTGATATAACTGTCTATGACTACTATGCGAAGAAAGGAATTGATCTAAAGTACTCTGGTGATTTGCCTTGTATAAATACAGGGAGGGCAAAGCGTCCAACATATTTTCCAATCGAG CTATGCTGCCTTGTTccgcttcaaagatacaccaaagctttgtctacgctacaaaggtcATCCCTTGTTGAGAAGTCTAGACAGAAGCCTCAAGAAAGGATGACAGTTCTAAACGAT GCACTGCAACGCAGTAACTATGATTCTGACcccatgttgagggcatgtggcGTTTCAGTTGCTCCAAAATTTACCCAAGTTGAAGGAAGGATCCTTCAAGCCCCAAAG CTGAAAGCCGGCAATGGTGATGATATCTTCTCACGAAATGGACGGTGGAATTTCACCAATAGG AAGTTTTATCAAACCTGCTCTGTGGATAAGTGGGCGGTTGTTAATTTCTCTGCACGTTGTGATGTTCGGAATCTCATCCGTGACCTGATGAGGAATGCATCTGCAAAGGGAATT CAAATGGAGgaaccttttgatgtgtttgaaGAGAGCCCCTCTATGAGGCGTGCACCCGTGTCGAGAAGAGTGGATGATATGTTTGGGCAGATAAAATCAAAACTTCCTGGAGCTCCTAGGTTCCTCATGTGCCTTCTCCCTGAGAGGAAAAATTGCGAAGTCTATG GTCCTTGGAAGAGAAAGTGCCTGGCCGAGTTTGGTATTGTCACACAGTGTCTAGCTCCAACAAGAGTCAATGATCCGTACCTGCTTAATTTGCTGATGAAGATTAATGCAAAG CTTGGTGGTCTGAATTCGTTGCTGCAAGTTGAAGCATCTCCATCAATACCCCATGTGTCGGAAGTACCCACCATCATCTTGGGTATGGATGTGTCTCATGGCCATCCAGGACAAGATAGGCCTTCAGTTGCAGCC GTGGTTAGTTCTCGTCAATGGCCTCTTATCTCTAAATATAGAGCATCAGTGCACACCCAATCCGCCAGACTAGAAATGATGTCCTCCTTGTTTAAGCCACGGGGTACTGATGATGATGGCCTCATTAG GGAATCACTGATTGACTTCTACACTAGCTCTGGCAAGCGAAAACCAGACCACATTATCATTTTCAG GGATGGAGTCAGCGAAAGTCAGTTTACCCAGGTCATCAACATTGAACTGGATCAGATAATTGAG GCATGTAAGTTTCTTGATGAGAAGTGGTCACCCAAGTTCACTGTGATTGTTGCTCAAAAGAACCACCACACCAAGTTTTTTCAGACCGGATCACCAGACAATGTTCTTCCCG GAACTGTCGTGGACAATAAAGTTTGCCATCCTAAGAACTTTGACTTCTACATGTGTGCACATGCTGGGATGATT GGAACAACAAGGCCGACCCATTATCATGTTCTGCACGATGAGATAGGTTTCTCTGCTGACGAAATGCAGGAGTTTGTTCATTCGCTCTCTTATGT GTATCAAAGGAGCACAACAGCCATCTCAGTAG TTGCTCCAATCTGCTATGCCCACCTTGCTGCAGCCCAGGTGGGCACGTTCCTGAAATTCGAGGAGATGTCAGACACGTCCTCCAGCCAGGGAGGGCATACCTCGGCGGGCAGTGCTCCCGTGCCGGAGCTGCCTCGCCTGCATGAGAAAGTGAGGAGTTCCATGTTCTTCTGCTGA